One Drosophila kikkawai strain 14028-0561.14 chromosome 3L, DkikHiC1v2, whole genome shotgun sequence genomic window carries:
- the LOC108078670 gene encoding cyclin-dependent kinase inhibitor 1C isoform X2, whose protein sequence is MKFFMLLALALVGVACGAQLPDSATQGPNPQDIATPEPEYIDIEDPAPVASAPAPRPVAAPAPRPVIAAPAPIARPVARPVVQSFVQQPVQQQQILQRQYLAPVAQQIQVAPVQQLAGHTYSSRAGYQYRRPVYH, encoded by the exons atg AAATTCTTCATGCTGTTGGCCCTGGCCCTCGTGGGTGTTGCTTGTGGTGCCCAGCTTCCCGACTCCGCCACCCAGGGACCCAATCCTCAGGATATTGCTACTCCCGAGCCCGAGTACATTGACATTGAGGATCCTGCCCCAGTGGCCTCCGCTCCTGCCCCCCGTCCCGTGGCTGCCCCTGCTCCGCGTCCGGTGatcgctgctcctgctcccatTGCCCGTCCCGTGGCTCGTCCTGTGGTCCAGTCCTTTGTCCAGCAGCccgtgcagcagcagcagattcTGCAGCGCCAGTACCTGGCGCCAGTGGCCCAGCAGATCCAGGTGGCTCCCGTCCAGCAGCTGGCGGGACACACGTACAGCAGCCGGGCCGGCTACCAGTACCGTCGTCCAGTCTAT CATTAA
- the LOC108078670 gene encoding uncharacterized protein isoform X1, translated as MKFFMLLALALVGVACGAQLPDSATQGPNPQDIATPEPEYIDIEDPAPVASAPAPRPVAAPAPRPVIAAPAPIARPVARPVVQSFVQQPVQQQQILQRQYLAPVAQQIQVAPVQQLAGHTYSSRAGYQYRRPVYNEPIKETTNKNKNTNKNKPRSKA; from the exons atg AAATTCTTCATGCTGTTGGCCCTGGCCCTCGTGGGTGTTGCTTGTGGTGCCCAGCTTCCCGACTCCGCCACCCAGGGACCCAATCCTCAGGATATTGCTACTCCCGAGCCCGAGTACATTGACATTGAGGATCCTGCCCCAGTGGCCTCCGCTCCTGCCCCCCGTCCCGTGGCTGCCCCTGCTCCGCGTCCGGTGatcgctgctcctgctcccatTGCCCGTCCCGTGGCTCGTCCTGTGGTCCAGTCCTTTGTCCAGCAGCccgtgcagcagcagcagattcTGCAGCGCCAGTACCTGGCGCCAGTGGCCCAGCAGATCCAGGTGGCTCCCGTCCAGCAGCTGGCGGGACACACGTACAGCAGCCGGGCCGGCTACCAGTACCGTCGTCCAGTCTAT AACGAACCCATCAAAGAAACGACgaacaagaacaagaacaCGAACAAGAACAAGCCAAGATCAAAAGCATAA
- the LOC108078674 gene encoding uncharacterized protein produces MKLLILAVCSLALAAADVSHLLGHDHHHDHNDHHDHPGYNYEPPSIPFELPTPAPAYLPPEPVTVRVIAPVPSYLPPKPVTQPPPVYLPPATVKPEIPVVRTPKPSYLPPPPPVVKVNPPKPAYLPPPPPVVRVDPPKPAYLPPPPAVVRVDPPKPAYLPPVPAPVPVVEQPRYVAPSVPSFKIPIPSYAAPLEEPVNSYLPPQEIVEPKSEDGYHYDAPAQPFLF; encoded by the exons ATG AAACTCCTCATCCTGGCAGTTTGTAGTTTGGCCCTGGCCGCCGCCGATGTGTCGCATCTTCTGGGACACGACCATCACCACGATCACAACGATCACCATGACCATCCTGGCTACAACTACGAGCCGCCGAGCATCCCCTTCGAACTGCCCACTCCTGCTCCGGCCTATCTGCCTCCGGAGCCAGTGACTGTGCGCGTGATTGCCCCAGTTCCCAGCTATCTGCCGCCCAAGCCTGTGACCCAGCCTCCACCAGTGTATCTGCCGCCTGCGACCGTCAAGCCTGAGATTCCGGTGGTCAGGACTCCGAAGCCATCTTACTTGCCTCCTCCACCACCAGTTGTGAAGGTCAACCCACCCAAGCCCGCCTatctgcctcctcctccacctgtGGTCCGAGTTGACCCACCCAAGCCCGCCTatctgcctcctcctccagcagtGGTGAGGGTGGACCCTCCTAAGCCCGCTTATCTGCCACCAGTTCCAGCTCCCGTTCCCGTGGTCGAGCAGCCCCGCTATGTGGCTCCGTCAGTGCCCAGCTTCAAGATCCCAATTCCCTCGTACGCCGCTCCCCTGGAGGAGCCTGTGAACAGCTACCTGCCGCCCCAGGAAATTGTGGAGCCCAAGAGCGAGGATGGCTACCACTATGATGCCCCTGCCCAGCCGTTCCTCTTCTAA
- the LOC108078644 gene encoding uncharacterized protein: MILVALAGLAACARADVSHLFGGGHQHDHHHHHEHDHHEHYDAHSSHSSSGHDHHDLHIDLHFQPEPHHHHHHVHEAKFDIPSGYNYGGPEKPRQKYLPPKVSLPPPPPPPPVVPKASYLPPSKPEVKYLPPEPVAPKYLPPKVAPSLPPPPPPPVLAPKPTYLPPRQPETKYLPPSKPEVKYLPPAPAARYLPPKVAPSLPPPPPPPPVAPKGLYLPPAKPVEKYLPPSKPVEKYLPPPRPVEKYLPPKPEPQYLPPVQPEVDFHIPIPSYALPLGPAPSSLPVESHDSDSGYQYKPPLRRFRH, translated from the exons ATGATCCTGGTGGCTCTGGCCGGATTGGCCGCTTGCGCTCGGGCGGATGTCTCGCACCTGTTTGGCGGAGGTCACCAGCACgaccatcatcatcaccacgAGCACGATCACCATGAGCACTACGATGCCCACTCCTCGCACTCGTCTTCCGGTCATGATCACCACGACCTGCACATCGATCTGCACTTCCAGCCGGAGCCgcaccatcaccaccatcaTGTCCACGAGGCCAAGTTCGACATTCCCAGTGGATACAACTATGGGGGACCGGAGAAGCCGCGCCAGAAGTATCTACCTCCCAAGGTCTCCCTGCCACCGccacctcctccgccgccagtGGTTCCAAAAGCAAGCTATCTGCCTCCCTCCAAGCCGGAGGTGAAGTATCTGCCCCCAGAGCCAGTGGCGCCCAAGTATCTGCCACCCAAGGTTGCTCCCAGCCTGCCTCCGCCACCACCTCCCCCAGTCCTGGCTCCCAAGCCCACCTATCTGCCTCCTAGGCAGCCGGAGACCAAGTATCTGCCTCCCTCAAAGCCCGAGGTGAAGTACCTGCCCCCAGCACCTGCGGCCAGATATCTGCCTCCTAAGGTGGCGCCCAGTCTGccgccaccacctcctccgccACCAGTGGCACCCAAGGGACTGTACCTGCCACCTGCCAAGCCGGTGGAGAAGTATCTGC CTCCTTCCAAGCCCGTCGAGAAGTACCTGCCGCCTCCCAGGCCTGTGGAGAAGTACCTGCCCCCCAAGCCGGAGCCGCAATATTTGCCACCAGTACAGCCCGAGGTGGATTTCCACATTCCCATTCCGTCTTACGCTCTGCCCCTGGGTCCAGCCCCCAGCTCGCTGCCCGTGGAGAGCCACGACTCCGATTCAGGTTACCAATACAAGCCACCACTGCGTCGCTTCCGTCACTAG
- the LOC108078645 gene encoding uncharacterized protein — translation MKFFILATCLLAYAAADVSHLPLELLEEHHEHGYGYDYPKPEVPFVITSTTEPPPPPPPPTYLPPKPVPTYLPPPPPTTTTTTTTTTTTTTPAPTPAPTYLPPPPPTTTTTTPAPTPAPTYLPPPPPPPRTTTTTTTTTPAPTPVPTYLPPPPPPQPEPEPEPDHGYHYEAPAEAFIF, via the exons ATG AAGTTCTTCATTTTGGCCACTTGCCTGCTGGCTTACGCCGCTGCAGATGTCTCACATTTGCCATTGGAGCTCCTGGAGGAGCATCACGAGCATGGCTATGGCTATGACTACCCCAAGCCGGAGGTGCCCTTTGTGATTACCAGCACCACGGagccgccaccaccgccgccgccgccaactTACCTGCCGCCCAAGCCGGTGCCCACTTACCTGCCTCCCCCACCACCCACAACTACTACCACTACGACCACGACCACGACTACCACTACACCTGCTCCTACTCCCGCTCCCACTTacctgcctcctcctcctcccacaACCACCACCACTACTCCCGCTCCAACTCCCGCTCCCACTTACCTTCCTCCCCCACCACCTCCACCAAGAACCACTACTACTACCACCACAACCACACCCGCTCCCACGCCAGTGCCCACCTAcctgccgcctcctcctcccccacAGCCTGAGCCTGAGCCAGAGCCCGATCATGGCTACCACTATGAAGCCCCAGCCGAGGCATTCATCTTCTAA
- the LOC108078576 gene encoding uncharacterized protein has product MNSINSLGPSAGACIRLSNTPREGDNHYRGILSSQIPSIDHQSIMRLAIVALLLLATCLSARADVSQLVRSGNGFVYDVPKVTELELEVSNEFPTGDEFPQDAIPVAPSDAELGQAEEPEEPAEPEEPAPVAAASSSRSSSIATKSGSSVHGYKYQVPSRRFKS; this is encoded by the exons ATGAATAGTATAAATAGTTTGGGCCCCAGCGCCGGCGCCTGCATTCGCTTGAGCAACACTCCGCGGGAAGGCGACAACCATTACAGAGGCATTCTCAGCAGTCAAATCCCTTCTATAGATCATCAAAGCATCATG CGCCTTGCTATTGTCGCTCTCCTACTCCTGGCAACCTGCCTTTCCGCCCGAGCTGATGTCTCTCAGCTAGTGAGATCTGGCAATGGATTTGTATACGATGTTCCCAAGGTCACAGAGCTGGAACTGGAGGTCAGCAATGAGTTTCCCACCGGCGATGAGTTCCCCCAGGATGCCATACCCGTGGCGCCCTCAGATGCAGAGCTAGGCCAGGCCGAGGAGCCCGAGGAACCAGCAGAGCCAGAAGAGCCAGCACCTGTAGCCGCCGCTTCCTCTTCCAGATCCAGCAGCATTGCAACCAagagcggcagcagcgtccATGGATACAAGTACCAGGTGCCTAGCCGGCGCTTCAAGAGCTAA
- the LOC108078574 gene encoding uncharacterized protein — MKLLIAFALVAVASADVSHLFSHSNNLHEDGYHYGAPSEPFPVIDLPVPHETAPAPVVVYKPQPTPPRPVYTAPPVVYKPQPTPPRPVYKAPPAGVLKDDGYHYGEPSIPFPVTVPPPTKKVVYVPPPPPPAPKVEYLPPPPTKKVVYVPPPPPPTKKVVYVPPPPPPTKKVVYVPPPPPPAPKVEYLPPPPTKKVVYVPPPPPPTKKVVYVPPPPPPTKKVVYVPPPPPPTKKVVYTPPPVGILKDDGYHYGEPSIPFPVTVPPPVYVPPPTKKVVYVPPPPPPAPKVEYLPPPPTKKVVYVPPPPPPTKKVVYVPPPPPPTKKIVYTPPPAPKVEYLPPAEKGYSYPNNPQPSFHF, encoded by the exons ATG AAACTCCTCATCGCTTTCGCCCTGGTGGCCGTGGCCAGCGCCGACGTCTCGCACCTGTTCTCGCACAGCAACAACCTCCACGAGGATGGCTACCACTACGGAGCTCCCTCGGAGCCCTTCCCTGTGATCGATCTGCCGGTGCCCCACGAGACTGCCCCCGCACCGGTGGTCGTCTACAAGCCCCAGCCCACTCCTCCTCGTCCCGTTTACACCGCTCCCCCGGTGGTCTACAAGCCACAGCCCACGCCTCCGCGTCCCGTGTACAAAGCTCCTCCTGCAGGTGTGCTGAAGGATGATGGCTACCACTACGGTGAGCCCTCCATTCCCTTCCCCGTGACCGTGCCCCCACCCACCAAGAAGGTCGTCTACGTgcccccaccaccaccaccagcacccaAGGTCGAATACCTGCCTCCCCCACCCACCAAGAAGGTTGTGTACGTCCcacccccaccaccaccaaccaaGAAGGTCGTCTACGTGCcacccccaccaccaccaaccaaGAAGGTCGTCTACGTGCcacccccaccaccaccagcacccaAGGTCGAGTACCTGCCTCCCCCACCCACCAAGAAGGTTGTGTACGTCCcacccccaccaccaccaaccaaGAAGGTCGTCTATGTGCcacccccaccaccaccaaccaaGAAGGTCGTCTATGTGCcacccccaccaccaccaaccaaGAAGGTCGTCTACACCCCACCCCCAGTGGGCATCCTTAAGGACGACGGTTACCACTATGGCGAGCCCTCCATTCCCTTCCCCGTGACCGTGCCCCCACCGGTGTACGTGCCCCCACCCACCAAGAAGGTCGTCTACGTGCcacccccaccaccaccagcccCCAAGGTCGAGTACCTGCCTCCCCCACCCACCAAGAAGGTTGTGTACGTCCcacccccaccaccaccaaccaaGAAGGTCGTCTACGTGCcacccccaccaccaccaaccaaGAAGATCGTGTACACGCCGCCGCCAGCACCCAAGGTCGAGTACCTGCCGCCCGCGGAGAAGGGCTACAGCTACCCCAACAACCCCCAGCCCTCGTTCCACTTCTAG
- the LOC108078678 gene encoding uncharacterized protein has product MTRVLFLAFAVALMGLVGATSLSRTYLPPQVVQPQRTYLPPAPRVVHVQPQIVHRPVIQPVVVPQRTYLPPAPRVVPHVVSIFRPAARLVSRPAPQVIQVAAPRNTYLPPPVAAPVNTYLPPQVVAPRNTYLPPQ; this is encoded by the exons ATGACG CGCGTTCTCTTCCTGGCTTTCGCTGTGGCTCTGATGGGGTTGGTGGGCGCCACCTCCCTGTCCAGGACCTATCTCCCGCCGCAGGTGGTGCAGCCACAACGCACCTACTTGCCACCTGCCCCCAGAGTGGTTCATGTCCAGCCGCAAATCGTTCATCGCCCCGTGATCCAGCCCGTGGTGGTGCCTCAGCGCACCTATCTGCCACCAGCTCCGCGGGTGGTGCCACACGTAGTGTCCATCTTTCGCCCCGCCGCCCGACTGGTGTCACGACCAGCTCCCCAGGTGATCCAGGTGGCTGCCCCACGTAACACCTATCTGCCACCCCCAGTGGCTGCACCGGTCAACACCTACCTGCCGCCCCAAGTGGTGGCCCCCAGGAACACCTACCTGCCGCCCCAGTGA
- the LOC108078573 gene encoding skin secretory protein xP2 gives MKFFILALALAGCVAADSGYNYNAPAASAPAPVRTYVPPAPVHHAAASAPAPVQTFAPAPAPVAAPAPVFHAAESAPAPVRTYVPPAPVRHAAASAPAPVQTFAPAPAPVAAPAPAPAPVFHQAASAPAPVRTYVPPAPVHHAAASAPAPVQTFAPAPAPVAAPAPVFHAAESAPAPARTYVPPVQHHVAASAPVQSFAPAPAPAPVQSFAPAPAPAFEASGPAFEAAASAPAAATSGYDYHQPAASQQGYKYRTVRRRVYRHRA, from the exons ATG AAATTCTTCAtcttggctctggctctggctggCTGCGTGGCCGCCGACTCTGGCTACAACTACAATGCTCCGGCTGCCTCGGCACCCGCACCTGTGAGGACCTATGTGCCCCCAGCTCCGGTCCACCATGCCGCCGCTTCGGCTCCTGCTCCCGTGCAGACCTTTGCTCCCGCCCCCGCACCAGTAGctgctcccgctcccgtcTTCCACGCCGCTGAGTCTGCACCAGCTCCCGTGAGGACCTATGTGCCCCCAGCTCCGGTCCGCCATGCTGCCGCTTCGGCTCCTGCTCCCGTGCAGACCtttgctcctgctcccgctccagttgctgctccagctcccgctcccgctcccgtcTTCCACCAGGCTGCCTCTGCTCCTGCCCCCGTGAGGACCTATGTGCCCCCAGCTCCAGTCCACCATGCCGCCGCCTCAGCTCCTGCTCCCGTCCAGACCTTTGCTCCCGCCCCCGCACCAGTGGCTGCCCCCGCTCCCGTCTTCCACGCCGCTGAGTCCGCTCCCGCCCCTGCCAGAACCTATGTGCCACCAGTGCAGCACCATGTGGCCGCCTCCGCTCCCGTGCAGTCTTTCGCTCCTGCCCCAGCGCCCGCTCCCGTCCAGTCCTTCGCTCCTGCCCCAGCGCCCGCCTTCGAGGCTTCCGGACCCGCTTTCGAGGCCGCCGCCTCCGCCCCAGCTGCAGCCACCTCTGGCTACGATTACCACCAGCCCGCTGCCAGCCAGCAGGGATATAAGTACAGGACCGTCCGTCGCCGTGTCTACAGGCACCGCGCTTAA
- the LOC108078572 gene encoding uncharacterized protein, translating to MKLFVILLLSLWAVSCLADVSHVKHHKHHGHRHSKEHEDEDEESHYLPPEEEHEPVYKKEKHTSERVVYHKQEEHEEPHHKEHHYVEHRHEEPKKQRVDHYHHYDKKPEVKTQHIHYKHSQPQVRTDYNRDLFTPAATQVVYRRRRPSRILYASAPNSVFHTHTQINVQSQDSELNSLSRPDLPAGAQAPTGAQAPTGAQAPTGAQLPTGVGFLPNCQAVAGNVPPGCGPSDPLGAQLPASALAPGAGNFPANQPAPVPAGQLAVQGNGQRPPFRPGGYGGHGGKRNNFFFDPSLGAQLGAVGNVAGGAQLGAGQGFDPSFGAQLPAAAGAPFNPNFGAGQAPVAQRPVAQAPVQVAGPAPVAPLQNQFDLNLQVGAPFDPALGAQLGAAQGVPNQRPNPVNAPLGAQLGAQAGVDPNQGLFDPSVGAQLAAGQVPRLNNRRPPSRSNYQGLNVLRGNVFGQPSLQGPTNALGNQQDTNIIDGNFYSHHPHHGHHGALVSVNPNQRSVLVADDDDADDEVDSGFLGFAATNQQASYVVAPKKHRSHRRSSKINSSDQGTSASEYDTDYREDGYHYQKPKHSFEF from the exons ATG AAACTCTTTGTGATCCTGTTGTTGAGCCTTTGGGCGGTTTCCTGCCTGGCCGATGTTTCCCATGTGAAACACCATAAGCACCACGGCCATCGCCACTCCAAGGAGCACGAAGACGAGGATGAGGAGTCGCATTACCTGCCGCCAGAGGAGGAACACGAACCCGTttacaaaaaggaaaagcacACCAGCGAGCGGGTGGTCTACCACAAGCAGGAGGAGCATGAAGAGCCACACCATAAGGAGCACCATTATGTGGAACACCGCCACGAGGAGCCGAAGAAGCAGCGGGTGGACCACTATCACCACTACGATAAGAAGCCCGAGGTGAAGACCCAGCACATCCACTACAAGCACAGCCAGCCGCAGGTTCGCACGGACTATAACCGGGATCTGTTCACTCCGGCTGCCACGCAGGTGGTCTACCGCCGTCGCCGGCCCAGCCGCATCCTGTACGCCAGCGCTCCCAATTCGGTGTTCCACACTCACACCCAGATCAACGTGCAGTCTCAGGACTCGGAGCTGAACTCACTCTCCCGCCCCGACTTGCCGGCAGGAGCTCAGGCTCCTACAGGTGCTCAGGCTCCCACAGGAGCTCAGGCTCCCACTGGGGCTCAGTTGCCCACTGGAGTGGGTTTCCTGCCCAACTGCCAGGCGGTGGCTGGCAATGTTCCACCCGGTTGCGGTCCATCCGATCCTCTGGGAGCTCAGCTTCCAGCTAGTGCCTTGGCTCCCGGTGCAGGAAACTTCCCAGCCAACCAGCCCGCTCCTGTTCCCGCTGGCCAACTGGCTGTTCAGGGCAATGGCCAGCGACCTCCATTCCGGCCAGGCGGCTACGGAGGACACGGTGGCAAGCGGAACAACTTCTTCTTCGATCCCTCGCTGGGCGCACAGCTGGGAGCTGTGGGAAACGTTGCTGGAGGAGCTCAGCTGGGCGCAGGTCAAGGATTTGATCCTTCCTTTGGAGCCCAGCTTCCAGCTGCTGCCGGTGCCCCCTTTAACCCCAACTTTGGGGCTGGACAAGCTCCAGTGGCCCAAAGACCTGTGGCTCAAGCTCCAGTTCAAGTTGCTGGTCCTGCTCCAGTGGCGCCCCTGCAGAACCAGTTTGATCTGAACTTGCAAGTTGGTGCTCCCTTCGATCCCGCTCTGGGGGCCCAACTGGGAGCAGCTCAAGGAGTTCCCAACCAACGACCCAATCCTGTTAATGCTCCCCTGGGAGCTCAGCTGGGAGCCCAGGCAGGTGTAGATCCCAATCAGGGCCTGTTCGACCCCTCGGTGGGCGCCCAACTCGCTGCGGGACAGGTGCCGCGCCTGAACAATCGTCGTCCGCCGAGTCGATCCAACTACCAAGGATTAAATGTGCTCCGCGGCAACGTCTTTGGACAGCCCAGTCTGCAGGGACCCACAAATGCGTTGGGCAACCAGCAGGACACCAACATCATTGACGGCAACTTCTACAGTCATCATCCCCATCATGGTCATCATGGAGCCTTGGTTTCGGTCAATCCCAACCAGCGTTCCGTCTTGGTGGCCGATGACGACGATGCAGATGACGAGGTGGACTCAGGATTCCTGGGTTTCGCGGCCACTAACCAACAAGCCTCCTATGTGGTGGCTCCCAAGAAACACCGATCCCACAGGCGTAGTTCGAAGATTAACAGCTCGGATCAGGGCACCTCTGCCTCGGAGTACGACACCGATTACCGCGAGGATGGCTATCACTACCAGAAGCCCAAGCACTCGTTTGAGTTTTAA